The following are from one region of the Paenibacillus sabinae T27 genome:
- a CDS encoding manganese-dependent inorganic pyrophosphatase: protein MEKTLIFGHKNPDTDTICSAIAYAALKKELGWNAEAIRLGEVGSETQYALDHFGVEAPRLVENVAGEAKQVILVDHNERQQSANDIDQVRVVEVIDHHRIANFETAHPLYYRAEPVGCTATILKKLYKENGVEISKPVAGLMLSAIVSDSLLFKSPTCTEEDVAAAKELAQIAGVDADSYGLSMLKAGADLSDKSIDTLLNLDAKEFSMGDKKVVIAQVNAIDTNDVLSRQAELEAALQGIIDEKGLDLFLFVVTDILNSDSIGVALGSAAGAVEKAYNVKLDGNKALLKGVVSRKSQIVPVLTETISKL, encoded by the coding sequence ATGGAAAAAACATTAATCTTTGGACACAAGAATCCCGACACTGATACGATTTGCTCCGCCATCGCCTACGCCGCGCTCAAAAAAGAGCTGGGCTGGAACGCTGAAGCCATCCGCCTCGGCGAAGTCGGCTCCGAAACGCAATACGCCCTGGACCATTTTGGAGTGGAAGCGCCGCGTCTGGTAGAGAATGTGGCCGGCGAAGCGAAACAGGTTATTCTCGTCGACCATAACGAGCGTCAGCAGAGCGCGAATGACATCGACCAGGTGCGCGTCGTCGAAGTTATCGACCATCACCGGATCGCCAACTTCGAAACGGCTCACCCGCTGTATTACCGCGCCGAGCCGGTAGGCTGCACGGCAACAATCCTGAAGAAGCTCTACAAGGAGAACGGAGTGGAGATTTCGAAGCCGGTAGCCGGACTTATGCTGTCCGCCATCGTGTCCGACTCCCTGCTGTTCAAATCCCCGACCTGTACTGAAGAAGATGTGGCCGCCGCCAAGGAACTGGCGCAAATCGCCGGCGTGGACGCGGATAGCTACGGTCTGAGCATGCTGAAGGCCGGAGCGGACCTGAGCGACAAGAGCATCGATACGCTGCTGAATCTGGACGCGAAGGAATTCTCAATGGGCGACAAGAAAGTCGTTATCGCTCAGGTCAACGCCATTGATACGAACGATGTGCTGTCCCGCCAGGCCGAGCTTGAAGCCGCCCTGCAGGGCATTATCGACGAGAAAGGGCTGGACCTGTTCCTGTTCGTCGTTACGGACATCCTGAATAGCGATTCCATCGGCGTAGCACTGGGCAGTGCGGCAGGCGCCGTAGAGAAGGCTTACAATGTGAAGCTGGACGGCAACAAGGCCCTGCTTAAAGGCGTCGTTTCCCGCAAATCGCAAATCGTGCCGGTGCTTACCGAAACGATCTCCAAGCTGTAG
- a CDS encoding nitroreductase family protein, translating into METQVKNSLSFSQVIRDRHSVRKYDPSRTMSDEEIQDLLSDAILAPSSSNLQPWRFIVITDQSLKEQLLPIAYNQQQVVEASAIIAVLGDLEAYRNVDSIWDSAVEAGYATPEVRNTMVENSWNTYSALSREKQKEIALVDGGLISMQLMLAAKAKGYDTVPMGGYNADRFREMFQIPQRYATVMLIAVGHAAAEGRQTTRLPLEDVVQFNGFKG; encoded by the coding sequence ATGGAAACCCAAGTAAAGAACAGCCTGTCTTTCAGCCAAGTTATACGGGATCGCCACTCAGTAAGAAAATACGACCCTTCCCGGACAATGTCCGATGAAGAGATCCAGGACCTGCTAAGCGATGCCATCCTGGCCCCGTCCTCTTCGAATCTTCAGCCTTGGCGGTTTATCGTCATTACGGACCAGTCGCTTAAGGAGCAGCTGCTGCCGATCGCCTATAACCAGCAGCAGGTTGTGGAGGCATCCGCCATTATTGCCGTGCTTGGGGACCTCGAAGCCTACCGGAACGTGGATAGCATTTGGGACTCGGCGGTAGAAGCCGGTTATGCGACACCGGAAGTACGGAATACGATGGTGGAGAACAGCTGGAACACCTACTCCGCGCTTAGCCGGGAGAAGCAGAAGGAAATCGCGCTCGTCGATGGCGGCCTGATCTCCATGCAGCTGATGCTGGCGGCCAAGGCGAAAGGCTACGACACGGTGCCTATGGGCGGCTACAATGCCGATCGGTTCCGCGAGATGTTCCAGATTCCGCAGCGCTATGCGACTGTTATGCTGATTGCCGTAGGCCATGCCGCGGCCGAAGGGCGCCAGACCACGCGCCTGCCGCTCGAAGATGTGGTTCAATTTAACGGATTCAAGGGCTGA
- a CDS encoding Glu/Leu/Phe/Val family dehydrogenase yields the protein MELFSALERDDYEQLLFCQDKASGLKAIIAIHDTTLGPALGGTRMWTYASEEEAIVDALRLAKGMTYKNAVSGLNLGGGKTVIIGDPKKDKNEAMFRAFGRYIQGLNGRYITAEDVGTTEDDMDIIHQETDYVTGISQSYGSSGNPSPVTAFGVYRGMKAAAKAAFGTDSLEGRTVAIQGVGHVAFALCGHLHEEGARLIVTDINKEAVRRAVDAYGAQAVNPDEIIGVDCDIYAPCALGATINDQTLPLLKAKVVAGAANNQLKESRHGDALHARGIVYAPDYVINAGGVINIADELNGYNKERALKQVSKIYDSITRVLEISREKGIPTYAAADHLAEERIALLKNSRSTFLRDGHHNLSRKRL from the coding sequence ATGGAATTATTCTCGGCATTGGAACGGGACGATTACGAACAGCTGCTGTTTTGTCAGGACAAAGCGTCCGGGCTGAAGGCAATCATTGCGATTCACGACACGACGCTTGGACCAGCCCTGGGGGGAACCCGCATGTGGACCTATGCTTCCGAGGAGGAAGCCATCGTCGACGCGCTTCGCCTGGCAAAAGGCATGACCTACAAAAACGCCGTCTCCGGACTCAATCTGGGCGGGGGCAAGACCGTAATCATCGGCGATCCGAAAAAAGATAAGAACGAAGCGATGTTCCGCGCCTTCGGACGGTATATCCAGGGGCTGAACGGACGCTACATCACTGCCGAGGACGTAGGAACGACCGAGGACGATATGGACATTATTCACCAGGAGACCGATTATGTGACCGGGATTTCCCAATCCTACGGCTCTTCGGGTAATCCTTCGCCGGTTACGGCTTTCGGCGTATACCGCGGGATGAAGGCGGCGGCGAAGGCGGCATTCGGCACGGATTCGCTGGAGGGCCGGACGGTTGCCATTCAGGGCGTCGGCCACGTGGCCTTTGCCTTATGCGGACATCTTCATGAGGAGGGCGCCCGTCTTATCGTCACCGATATCAACAAGGAGGCCGTTCGCCGGGCCGTGGACGCATACGGCGCCCAAGCGGTCAATCCTGACGAGATCATTGGCGTTGACTGCGATATTTACGCGCCGTGCGCACTTGGTGCGACCATCAATGATCAGACGCTGCCGCTGCTCAAGGCCAAAGTCGTCGCGGGCGCGGCCAACAATCAGCTGAAGGAGTCCCGCCACGGCGACGCGCTGCATGCGAGGGGCATCGTCTACGCGCCGGATTATGTGATTAACGCGGGCGGCGTGATCAATATTGCCGATGAGCTGAATGGCTATAACAAGGAGCGGGCACTCAAGCAGGTGTCGAAGATTTACGACAGCATCACCCGTGTTCTTGAAATTTCGCGCGAAAAGGGCATACCGACCTACGCGGCAGCCGACCATTTGGCGGAGGAACGGATCGCTCTGCTCAAGAACAGCCGGAGTACCTTTCTCCGCGACGGCCATCATAACCTGAGCAGAAAGCGGCTGTAA
- a CDS encoding pirin family protein: MIKVYTEELVHRFDHGWLKGSHIFSFGEYYDPANTAFGPMRVCNDDIIAPGKGFGAHPHSDMEIVSIILSGVLRHEDNLGNVAESSFGGIQRMSAGTGVIHTEHNPSKDEPVRLLQLWFMPAVRGSKPSYRAGKYRTEKLDGALVPVVSTEGSDEIVEIGQDMTIYLGRLFGGQSLAFHQEAGRRIFVYVIEGSLEVSGSKLNSGDSARIEEEESVRLATSEPAFVMLIDLP, translated from the coding sequence GTGATTAAGGTATATACGGAGGAATTGGTCCACCGCTTCGATCACGGCTGGCTGAAGGGAAGCCATATTTTTTCGTTCGGGGAATATTATGACCCGGCCAATACGGCTTTCGGGCCGATGCGTGTATGCAATGACGACATCATCGCTCCGGGAAAGGGCTTCGGAGCCCACCCGCATAGCGATATGGAGATTGTCTCCATCATTCTCTCCGGCGTGCTCCGCCATGAAGATAATCTGGGCAATGTCGCGGAGAGTTCATTTGGCGGTATCCAGCGGATGTCCGCCGGGACCGGGGTCATCCATACCGAGCATAATCCGTCGAAGGATGAGCCGGTGCGGCTGCTCCAGCTCTGGTTCATGCCCGCCGTCCGCGGTTCCAAGCCTTCGTACCGGGCGGGAAAATACCGGACAGAGAAGCTCGATGGCGCTTTGGTGCCGGTCGTTTCCACCGAAGGCTCGGATGAAATCGTAGAGATCGGCCAGGACATGACGATTTATCTGGGGCGTCTCTTCGGCGGCCAGTCCCTTGCGTTTCATCAGGAGGCGGGGCGCCGCATTTTTGTATATGTTATCGAAGGAAGTCTTGAGGTCAGCGGCAGCAAGCTGAATTCCGGCGATTCGGCGCGCATCGAAGAAGAGGAATCGGTCCGGCTTGCGACATCGGAGCCCGCTTTTGTGATGCTGATCGATCTGCCGTAA
- a CDS encoding RrF2 family transcriptional regulator, producing the protein MTKRNIGSLQYKSFGLALQALVLLAKDGGTCPSCEIAKMMSSEPTLLRRILAKLAKASILVTREGRDGGYTLNKAPDQLTLDEVYRALEVGEARHEAVSGTMCVNDFGTQMKKAFCGILEEVDRSVTDVLKNYTVADVVRKAGY; encoded by the coding sequence ATGACCAAACGCAATATAGGCTCCCTGCAATATAAATCATTCGGTCTGGCCCTTCAGGCGCTGGTCCTGCTTGCCAAGGACGGGGGGACCTGTCCCAGCTGCGAGATCGCCAAGATGATGTCGTCCGAGCCTACGCTGCTGCGCCGCATACTGGCCAAGCTGGCGAAGGCATCCATCCTGGTCACCCGGGAAGGTCGGGATGGGGGATACACGCTGAACAAGGCGCCCGATCAGCTGACGCTGGATGAAGTGTACCGCGCGCTGGAAGTAGGGGAAGCCCGGCATGAAGCGGTCAGCGGCACGATGTGCGTGAACGATTTCGGGACTCAGATGAAGAAGGCGTTCTGCGGTATTTTGGAAGAGGTCGACCGCAGCGTTACCGACGTGCTGAAAAATTATACGGTTGCCGATGTTGTCCGAAAAGCGGGATATTGA
- a CDS encoding peptidylprolyl isomerase yields the protein MLMLASGCGSKPGGEAPSPSPSTGSQTSGAPGAGTPQGSASHPLVTIEMEDGGVIKAELYPEIAPNTVNNFISLIHKGFYNGTIFHRVIPGFMIQGGDPEGTGMGGPGYSIAGEFSGNGFPNKLLHTKGVLSMARTNAPDSAGSQFFIMAADAPSLDGQYAAFGKVTEGLNVVDAIVNLPRDANDRPDHPPVIKQITVDTLGVNYPEPDKMT from the coding sequence ATGCTGATGCTGGCATCCGGCTGCGGCAGCAAACCCGGCGGCGAGGCCCCGTCCCCATCCCCCTCCACGGGATCGCAGACCAGCGGAGCGCCCGGGGCCGGAACGCCCCAAGGCAGCGCCAGCCACCCCCTCGTTACCATCGAGATGGAGGACGGCGGGGTCATCAAGGCCGAGCTGTATCCTGAGATTGCCCCGAATACAGTGAACAATTTCATTTCGCTTATTCACAAAGGGTTCTACAACGGGACGATCTTTCACCGTGTCATTCCCGGATTCATGATTCAGGGCGGAGATCCGGAAGGCACGGGCATGGGAGGGCCCGGGTACAGCATTGCCGGAGAGTTCTCCGGGAACGGCTTCCCCAACAAGCTTCTGCATACGAAGGGCGTGCTGTCGATGGCCCGGACGAATGCCCCCGATTCGGCGGGCTCGCAATTTTTCATTATGGCAGCGGACGCTCCGAGTCTGGACGGACAGTATGCGGCCTTTGGTAAGGTCACCGAAGGGCTGAACGTCGTGGATGCTATTGTCAATCTTCCGAGAGACGCGAACGACCGTCCCGATCATCCGCCCGTAATCAAGCAGATAACGGTGGATACCTTGGGCGTCAACTACCCCGAACCGGACAAAATGACCTAA